CACCAAAAACAAAGTGTTTTAATAATAAATATGGAAATAATCATTAAATATGATGAAAACAAAAAAGCTAAAATTAACGTCATAGTTAAAAAACGTTCTATTTTAAATATACTTAAATTTATCAAAGCAAGGTAACCAAATACACCTATTAAAGGAACAGGAATTCCTATTATCTTTGAGTATGGACTCATAGCTACCTCATCACATCCATCATTAGGACATATTAATATACCTTTATAAACTGAATAACTTACTAATAAATATAAAGAAAT
This genomic stretch from Lysinibacillus pakistanensis harbors:
- a CDS encoding vitamin K epoxide reductase family protein, with the protein product MKPNLRISFFIIGLLISLYLLVSYSVYKGILICPNDGCDEVAMSPYSKIIGIPVPLIGVFGYLALINLSIFKIERFLTMTLILAFLFSSYLMIISIFIIKTLCFWCLLSFLIILITLLLQVKDKIKRINKKGFIDEQIS